TCCAGCTTCTCGACTTTAAGGGTTGCGCCCTCTTGCACCCGGTACTGTTTTCCACCGGTTTTGATCACGGCATACATGATTGATTCTCCTGAGCCCGGAGTGGACGCATCGGTCCGGGGCGGGCACCCCACTGACAAAGATCGCGAATTTTAAAGAGTTCGCGGGGTTGGGTCAAACAAAACGACGCAAAAAACCGCAAATTTCGTGATTTTCTTTCGCGGACGACCCGGCGCCCCAGACCCCACACAAAACCTCTGAAATTCCCCCTTTTTCCGCGGTTTTTACGGTATTTGACACCTCAAGACTTCCGGCGCTTTTGGTGCTAGCATCGCTCGCTGAGTTCTGTGCAAAAGCCCACCATGCAGCTATCTGACATAAAATCGCTGATGCAGGCTGATCTGGCCGCCATCGACGATGAGATTCGCCAACAGCTCCACTCCGATGTGCCGCTCATCGATCAGGTCTCTCATTATATTGTAAACAGTGGCGGCAAGCGCTTGCGACCGATGCTCGTGGTGGTGGGGGCGCGGGCGCTGGGCGGCACCGATGCCGCCGCCATCAAAGCGGCTGCGATCATCGAATTTATTCATACCGCCACGCTGCTGCACGATGATGTGGTCGATGAATCCGCCCTGCGCCGCGGTCGACGCACCGCCAATGATGTTTGGGGCAACCAGGCCAGCGTGCTGGTCGGCGATTTTCTGTATTCGCGGGCGTTTCAGATGATGGTTGAAGTGGGCCATCTGCGCGTCATGGACATCCTGGCAGAAGCCACCAATACCATCGCCGAAGGCGAAGTACTGCAGCTGATCAACACCAACGATCCCGACACCACCGAAGAGGACTATCTCAAGGTAATTCACCGCAAGACCGCCAAGCTGTTCGAAGCCGGCTTGCGCATTGCGGCCGTGCTGACAGCACAGAATCGGGACACCGAGGATCGCATGGCGCGGTATGGTCT
This Pseudomonadota bacterium DNA region includes the following protein-coding sequences:
- the ispB gene encoding octaprenyl diphosphate synthase; this encodes MQLSDIKSLMQADLAAIDDEIRQQLHSDVPLIDQVSHYIVNSGGKRLRPMLVVVGARALGGTDAAAIKAAAIIEFIHTATLLHDDVVDESALRRGRRTANDVWGNQASVLVGDFLYSRAFQMMVEVGHLRVMDILAEATNTIAEGEVLQLINTNDPDTTEEDYLKVIHRKTAKLFEAGLRIAAVLTAQNRDTEDRMARYGLHLGTAFQLIDDVLDYSGSSDELGKNVGDDLAEGKPTLPLIYAMKHGTDSQSELIKNTIEHGGLEHIDEVIAAIRSTGALDYTAQLAQRESAIALDMLTTLPESPYRDSLAALARLSVERSH